The following coding sequences lie in one Metallumcola ferriviriculae genomic window:
- a CDS encoding ATP-binding cassette domain-containing protein: MEQNTIITRGLTKNFDSVTAVNGLDLSVKKGEIFGLVGPDGAGKTTTIQMLCGILSPTSGRAAVAEVDSVNNAEGLGGKIGYMSEAFSLYGTLSVGENIDFFADLYQVPKEEREKRKEKLLQFSRLTEFIDRPAENLSGGMKKKLALCCTLMYSPEILFLDEPTTGVDPVSRREFWKLIYDFISEGVTVFVCTPYMDEAERCDRVALMHQGRIIKCDTPRSLKQSMQGTLLSIKANPLRRAFEILRQEYSKVEIFGEELHLEVSDARQEERVGNLLTDAGIKVEDIRGIMPSLEDIFVSIIDEGPKEGQETEKNWQLLVPQRNDDSSKAAQETDYSVEVEELTRTFGSFTAVNKAGFKVKRGEIFGFLGPNGSGKSTTIKMLCGLLPPTSGKARVAGLDIFKHSRKLRSKIGYMSQKFSLYDDLTAEENINFFAGVYGLRGNVLKERKAWVLAMAGLTGKENTVTRDLSGGWKQRLALGCSILHQPEILFLDEPTSGVDPNARREFWDLIYQLSEQGVTVFVTTHYMDEAEHCHTIALIYYGNMVAMGSPSQLKEENLAGELLEIETPNPMGALDLLTEDAAYQQASVFGSTLHLMVDNAAQAAAGVKKLLEQNHHPVSRVEKAPLTMEDLFVALIEAEDRKGAY; this comes from the coding sequence TTGGAACAGAATACAATAATTACCCGGGGGTTGACGAAAAACTTTGATAGCGTAACAGCTGTGAACGGGTTGGATTTAAGTGTGAAAAAAGGCGAGATATTCGGCCTGGTAGGCCCCGACGGCGCTGGGAAGACTACCACAATCCAGATGCTTTGCGGCATTCTCTCGCCCACGTCCGGAAGGGCTGCCGTGGCCGAGGTGGATAGCGTTAATAATGCCGAAGGCCTTGGCGGTAAAATTGGTTATATGTCAGAAGCATTCAGCTTATACGGCACTTTATCGGTAGGAGAAAACATCGATTTTTTTGCTGATCTGTACCAAGTGCCCAAGGAAGAAAGAGAAAAGAGAAAAGAAAAACTGCTGCAGTTTAGCCGGCTGACCGAGTTTATTGACCGGCCGGCGGAAAACCTTTCCGGGGGGATGAAAAAGAAGCTGGCCCTCTGTTGTACACTCATGTATTCGCCGGAAATTCTCTTTCTGGATGAACCCACCACAGGTGTAGACCCGGTATCTCGCCGAGAATTTTGGAAACTGATATATGATTTTATCAGCGAGGGAGTGACGGTTTTCGTCTGCACACCATATATGGATGAAGCGGAAAGGTGCGACCGGGTTGCTTTAATGCACCAAGGGCGCATTATTAAGTGTGATACACCTCGGTCCCTAAAACAAAGTATGCAGGGGACCCTGCTAAGCATCAAGGCCAATCCTCTGCGTCGGGCATTTGAAATTCTCCGGCAGGAGTACTCTAAGGTTGAGATTTTCGGAGAAGAGCTGCATTTAGAGGTTAGTGATGCGCGTCAAGAAGAAAGGGTTGGCAATTTATTAACCGATGCCGGGATAAAGGTGGAAGATATTCGAGGGATTATGCCTTCACTTGAGGATATCTTTGTATCCATCATCGATGAGGGGCCGAAAGAAGGGCAGGAAACAGAAAAAAACTGGCAGTTATTGGTACCGCAAAGAAACGACGACAGCAGTAAGGCTGCCCAGGAAACTGATTATTCAGTAGAAGTAGAAGAATTGACAAGAACATTTGGTAGTTTCACGGCAGTTAACAAGGCTGGCTTTAAAGTCAAACGGGGAGAGATTTTCGGATTTTTAGGACCCAACGGGTCAGGAAAGTCAACCACCATCAAGATGCTGTGCGGGCTGCTGCCGCCAACGTCGGGTAAGGCGCGGGTGGCAGGGTTAGACATTTTTAAGCATTCCCGCAAGCTGCGTTCTAAAATAGGCTACATGTCCCAGAAATTTTCTCTCTATGATGACTTGACTGCGGAAGAGAATATAAACTTTTTTGCCGGTGTTTATGGCCTGCGCGGTAACGTATTAAAGGAACGTAAAGCGTGGGTTTTGGCAATGGCCGGCCTGACCGGCAAAGAAAACACTGTCACCCGGGATCTTTCCGGCGGCTGGAAGCAGCGCTTGGCTTTGGGCTGCTCCATCCTGCACCAGCCGGAGATATTATTTTTGGATGAACCCACGTCAGGAGTTGACCCTAACGCCCGAAGGGAATTTTGGGATCTGATTTACCAACTTTCGGAACAAGGGGTTACAGTGTTTGTCACCACTCATTACATGGATGAGGCGGAGCACTGCCACACCATTGCCCTTATTTATTACGGTAATATGGTTGCCATGGGTAGTCCCAGTCAGTTAAAAGAAGAAAATCTGGCTGGAGAGTTGCTGGAGATCGAAACGCCTAACCCCATGGGCGCTTTAGACCTTTTAACTGAAGATGCTGCCTATCAGCAGGCAAGTGTTTTTGGCAGTACGCTGCATCTTATGGTTGACAATGCTGCCCAGGCGGCGGCCGGGGTTAAAAAATTGTTGGAGCAAAATCATCACCCGGTTAGTCGTGTTGAGAAAGCACCGCTGACCATGGAAGACCTTTTTGTTGCTTTGATTGAAGCTGAGGACAGAAAGGGGGCTTATTAA
- a CDS encoding HlyD family secretion protein has protein sequence MVKLWQKKKLAVVLVVGLLIIGGWGVFNVFASEDDPGVIQSSGFVEGDRVIISAEIPGRLTELAVDEGEQVKKGQLLAKLDDRQLRAKVEQAEAQFAVAESQVEQAQLAVDLTDRQYTGTVAQARAAAETARANANQVRAALKQAEDELTRYRQLYKQNVVSEAQSEAVTNKYNAAKAQYEAVEKQVQQAEAALQMAYDTQVSTGEQVEDQHYSQADAALKVALANKKLARAVLEEAEAILAKTEIYAPSDGIIVNKLVELGESAVPGTPLLQLVNMDQLTLKVYVTGKDIGRVKLKQTAKVYVDSYPDKPLNGRVVKVASEAEFTPKNVHMPDERVKMVYAVELEVGNAGGAIKPGMPADAEIMTVTEDSGNK, from the coding sequence ATGGTGAAGCTTTGGCAGAAGAAAAAATTGGCCGTAGTCCTTGTTGTAGGGCTGCTGATTATTGGGGGATGGGGAGTATTTAATGTGTTCGCTAGTGAGGATGACCCTGGTGTAATCCAAAGCAGCGGCTTTGTAGAGGGAGATCGGGTGATAATCAGTGCAGAAATTCCAGGAAGACTAACGGAACTGGCTGTAGATGAAGGGGAACAGGTCAAAAAGGGTCAGTTGCTTGCTAAACTTGATGATAGACAGCTTCGCGCAAAAGTTGAACAGGCAGAGGCCCAGTTTGCAGTAGCTGAAAGTCAGGTAGAACAGGCGCAGCTTGCCGTAGATTTGACTGACCGTCAGTACACCGGTACAGTTGCTCAAGCTAGGGCTGCTGCGGAGACGGCACGGGCCAATGCCAACCAGGTAAGGGCAGCCTTGAAGCAGGCAGAGGATGAATTGACAAGGTACCGGCAGTTGTATAAGCAAAACGTCGTTTCCGAAGCGCAGTCCGAAGCAGTGACAAATAAGTATAACGCAGCAAAAGCCCAGTATGAAGCTGTGGAAAAACAGGTACAGCAGGCCGAAGCGGCTCTGCAGATGGCTTACGATACACAAGTTTCTACAGGAGAACAGGTAGAGGATCAACATTATAGCCAGGCCGATGCAGCTTTAAAAGTAGCTTTAGCTAACAAGAAGTTGGCTCGGGCTGTGCTGGAAGAAGCCGAGGCGATATTGGCCAAGACTGAAATTTATGCTCCCAGCGACGGTATAATAGTCAATAAACTTGTGGAACTGGGTGAAAGTGCGGTACCGGGCACCCCGCTCTTACAATTAGTAAATATGGATCAGTTGACCCTCAAGGTCTACGTAACCGGAAAGGATATTGGCAGGGTTAAACTTAAGCAGACTGCCAAGGTATACGTTGACTCCTATCCTGATAAGCCACTCAACGGCAGGGTAGTAAAGGTAGCATCGGAAGCCGAATTTACTCCCAAAAATGTTCACATGCCGGATGAAAGGGTAAAAATGGTTTACGCCGTAGAACTTGAAGTTGGTAACGCCGGTGGAGCAATCAAGCCCGGTATGCCGGCGGACGCTGAAATTATGACAGTTACTGAAGATAGTGGAAATAAGTAA
- a CDS encoding WD40 repeat domain-containing protein, which translates to MSKKVLLSLMLLLFVVGLTACSAAEQYLVYVPNAGDGTVTVYDTSTQKVKQTISVGKTASHGVAVTPDNRYLYTGDLDGGNIYVVDTQTGKKVKTINVGERTHGVDISPDGKYVLVAAGRSGGPILAVIDTTTNEIAQTITEGMAGPTHMSFSPDGQRAYIADPVANGVIVVDMKTFKVEGVWDSGSEGAQETRPSSDGKYLYVANYEGGTIGVLDTGSGKLEKIIPTGEKTHAVAVSPDNRYIWVVAQGQGTVQVIDVEADYKVAQVIDVTPSPNHVSFTPDGQNVFITDSKENRVYIFNAKDYSELYHYDVGASPHEIDFVSVQ; encoded by the coding sequence ATGTCGAAAAAAGTCTTATTATCTTTAATGTTACTACTTTTTGTAGTGGGTTTGACAGCATGTTCAGCTGCGGAACAATATCTCGTTTACGTACCTAATGCCGGAGACGGCACCGTAACGGTATATGATACTTCAACACAGAAGGTAAAACAAACCATTAGTGTTGGAAAAACAGCTTCCCACGGAGTAGCGGTAACGCCAGATAATAGGTACCTGTATACGGGAGATCTAGACGGCGGAAATATTTACGTGGTGGATACCCAGACAGGTAAAAAAGTTAAGACTATTAATGTAGGTGAAAGGACCCATGGTGTTGATATCAGCCCTGACGGTAAGTATGTCTTGGTGGCGGCAGGGAGGTCAGGCGGGCCCATATTGGCCGTGATTGATACCACCACTAATGAAATAGCGCAGACTATCACTGAGGGCATGGCAGGACCTACCCACATGAGCTTTTCACCGGATGGCCAAAGAGCATATATTGCCGACCCGGTGGCTAATGGTGTGATAGTGGTAGATATGAAAACCTTTAAGGTGGAGGGTGTCTGGGATTCAGGCAGTGAAGGGGCACAGGAGACCCGGCCATCCTCTGACGGCAAGTACCTGTACGTGGCAAATTACGAAGGCGGTACCATCGGGGTACTGGATACCGGCAGCGGTAAATTGGAAAAGATTATTCCTACCGGTGAAAAAACCCATGCGGTAGCTGTGTCCCCTGACAACCGCTATATTTGGGTGGTAGCCCAAGGCCAGGGTACAGTACAAGTGATAGATGTTGAGGCTGATTACAAAGTGGCCCAGGTAATTGATGTCACTCCTTCGCCAAACCACGTCAGCTTCACACCTGACGGTCAAAATGTCTTTATTACCGATAGTAAAGAAAACCGGGTGTACATTTTCAACGCCAAAGATTACAGTGAACTGTACCATTATGATGTAGGTGCATCACCTCATGAAATTGATTTCGTATCAGTACAATAG
- a CDS encoding 1-aminocyclopropane-1-carboxylate deaminase/D-cysteine desulfhydrase, translating into MFFEKIPRIELANLPTPLERLNNINSQKNVDLWIKRDDLTGLAFGGNKLRKLEFLAADAREKQCDTLVTIGGQQSNHARLTAAAAAKLGLRATLLLLGEKTAEASGNYLLDLLLGAELKFLGDVNALELEKHLKREKEQLVSLGHNPYIIPLGGSNNLGVISYTAAVKELKGQRENIKTIITACGSAGTQAGIILGCKLFLPDCQVVGISVWHPADYLAEKLMELCTETIKEFQLPISISQKDITVLGDYIGAGYGVPDEMGLAAIRTFARREGIILDPTYTGKAAAALLDMIDQSKLSEPILFWHTGGTPGIFTHSSARHLSLEFSKS; encoded by the coding sequence ATGTTTTTTGAAAAAATACCCAGAATAGAACTGGCCAACTTACCGACACCACTAGAGCGGCTGAACAACATCAACAGCCAAAAAAATGTTGACCTATGGATAAAACGGGACGATTTGACCGGCTTGGCTTTTGGTGGCAATAAGTTAAGAAAACTTGAGTTTTTAGCAGCAGATGCCCGAGAAAAGCAATGCGATACCTTGGTGACCATTGGCGGACAGCAGTCTAATCATGCCCGATTGACTGCTGCAGCTGCGGCAAAATTAGGCCTGCGCGCCACATTATTACTGTTAGGTGAAAAAACGGCAGAAGCCTCAGGCAACTACCTGTTGGACCTGCTGCTGGGAGCGGAATTAAAATTCTTGGGCGATGTAAATGCATTGGAACTAGAAAAACACTTGAAGAGAGAAAAAGAACAGTTGGTCTCCTTGGGCCATAATCCATATATTATTCCATTAGGCGGTTCGAACAACCTGGGGGTAATTTCCTACACAGCGGCCGTTAAGGAATTGAAAGGTCAAAGAGAAAATATCAAGACCATCATCACAGCTTGTGGTTCAGCCGGTACTCAAGCAGGTATTATTCTTGGCTGCAAGCTTTTTTTACCGGACTGCCAGGTGGTGGGCATCAGCGTTTGGCACCCAGCTGATTACCTTGCAGAGAAATTAATGGAATTATGTACAGAAACCATTAAAGAATTTCAACTGCCCATTTCTATCAGCCAAAAAGACATCACCGTGCTTGGAGATTATATCGGTGCCGGCTACGGTGTGCCTGATGAGATGGGTCTAGCGGCCATTAGAACTTTTGCTCGTAGGGAAGGGATTATACTTGACCCTACCTATACGGGTAAAGCCGCGGCAGCACTACTAGACATGATTGACCAAAGTAAGCTTAGCGAGCCAATCTTATTTTGGCATACCGGCGGTACACCCGGTATTTTTACGCACAGCTCAGCTCGCCATCTTTCGCTGGAATTCAGTAAATCTTAA
- a CDS encoding GTP-binding protein has translation MTNENMNIVIVGHVDHGKSTIIGRLLADTNTLPLGKLEQVREACRRNSKPFEYAFLLDALKDEQAQGITIDAARVFFKTIKRKYIIMDAPGHIEFLKNMVTGAARAEAALLVIDAHEGVMENSKRHGYLLSMLGIKQVVVLVNKMDVVDYNQKRYDKIVTEYKEFLLEIGVEAQSFIPVSGFMGDNVAVYSAKMPWYDSMTVLEKLDQLDNAQTPENQMFRMPVQGVFKFTAGGDDRRIVAGTIDAGKVKVGDEVAFYPSAKKSKVKSIERFNAAKMDEDSVASATGFTLEEQIYITRGELACIPIEAKPQVSTRIKTKLFWLGKEHLGSNRSYIIKIGTQKVSAELEKVMAVLDASTLVKTERQFVQRHEVAEVIFKLEKEVAFDKAENLIETSRFVLVDNFEISGGGIIVDSLPDEVEQKETAKNNNWRKAAVTREERAVKYAQEPLVVLISGKKNAGKRNLAKILERELFTEGKFVYHLNPDELVLNTQTTREECLKKIAKLSHLLMNAGCIVVAAVDDIVPKEMTILYAEINSDDMKLVWLGEIDDYNPAIDLHLDLSEARASAYQKVKNLLD, from the coding sequence GTGACTAACGAAAATATGAATATCGTAATTGTAGGCCATGTGGATCACGGAAAAAGCACTATAATTGGGCGGCTATTAGCTGATACAAATACATTGCCACTTGGAAAGTTGGAGCAAGTAAGAGAAGCCTGCAGAAGAAATTCAAAGCCCTTTGAATATGCTTTTTTGTTGGATGCCTTAAAAGATGAACAGGCACAGGGAATTACGATTGATGCGGCCAGGGTATTTTTTAAAACAATAAAACGAAAGTATATCATTATGGATGCCCCGGGACATATTGAATTTCTTAAGAATATGGTTACAGGTGCAGCAAGAGCTGAGGCAGCTCTGCTGGTAATAGACGCACATGAAGGAGTAATGGAAAATTCCAAAAGACACGGCTATCTATTGTCAATGCTAGGCATTAAACAAGTTGTTGTTTTGGTAAATAAAATGGATGTAGTTGATTACAACCAAAAGCGATATGACAAGATAGTAACGGAGTATAAGGAGTTTCTTCTGGAAATCGGCGTAGAGGCACAATCATTTATTCCCGTCAGCGGCTTTATGGGAGATAATGTTGCAGTGTATTCTGCAAAAATGCCATGGTATGACAGCATGACGGTGTTGGAAAAATTGGACCAACTGGATAATGCACAAACTCCCGAAAACCAGATGTTTAGAATGCCGGTGCAGGGTGTTTTTAAGTTTACTGCCGGTGGAGATGATAGAAGAATAGTTGCGGGAACAATTGATGCGGGTAAAGTAAAAGTCGGGGATGAAGTGGCTTTCTATCCCAGTGCAAAGAAATCTAAGGTTAAATCCATAGAAAGATTCAACGCTGCAAAGATGGATGAAGATTCAGTGGCCAGTGCAACCGGATTTACCCTTGAAGAGCAGATATATATTACCCGAGGGGAACTGGCCTGCATACCGATAGAGGCCAAGCCGCAAGTATCTACCCGAATAAAGACAAAGTTATTTTGGTTGGGAAAAGAGCATTTGGGCAGCAACAGGAGCTATATTATTAAAATTGGCACTCAAAAGGTAAGTGCTGAACTTGAAAAGGTAATGGCTGTTCTTGATGCATCTACCTTAGTCAAGACAGAGAGACAGTTCGTGCAAAGGCATGAAGTGGCGGAAGTTATCTTCAAGTTGGAAAAAGAAGTTGCTTTTGATAAGGCAGAAAACTTAATAGAAACATCTAGGTTTGTACTGGTGGATAACTTCGAGATATCCGGCGGCGGTATTATTGTGGACAGCTTACCTGATGAGGTGGAGCAAAAAGAGACAGCAAAAAATAACAATTGGCGAAAAGCTGCTGTTACCAGAGAGGAAAGGGCGGTCAAATACGCACAGGAACCTCTGGTAGTACTGATTTCCGGCAAAAAGAATGCAGGAAAACGAAACTTGGCAAAGATTCTTGAAAGAGAACTTTTCACGGAAGGAAAATTTGTTTACCATCTGAACCCAGATGAATTAGTGCTAAATACCCAGACAACCAGGGAAGAATGCTTAAAAAAGATTGCTAAACTGTCACATCTTCTAATGAATGCAGGCTGCATCGTGGTCGCAGCAGTTGATGATATTGTGCCAAAGGAAATGACCATTCTATATGCTGAAATTAACTCAGATGACATGAAATTGGTCTGGCTTGGTGAGATAGATGATTACAATCCAGCTATAGATTTGCATCTTGATTTGTCTGAAGCCAGAGCGAGTGCTTATCAAAAAGTAAAGAACCTGCTGGACTGA
- the cysD gene encoding sulfate adenylyltransferase subunit CysD produces MVHLTKLENRSIHILREAYANFKDLGMLWSIGKDSTVLVHLARKAFFGHVPFPLVHIDTHYKIPEMIEYRDNYAKQWRLDMIYGQNVEALNAKKTFPDGNCTRLECCRLLKTEALRATLNGTGARLRLNHETGEYELEKNPTAFTGIIVGVRSDEEGSRSKERYFSPRSQQNDWHVGDQPPEFWNQYKTDFAPGTHVRIHPLLDWTELDLWEYIQREKIPMVSLYFDKGEGKRYRSLGCWPCTQPVESNASTVAEIVEELRSGKFSNIAERSGRDQDKEDGGGLEELRKVGYM; encoded by the coding sequence ATGGTTCATCTAACTAAATTGGAAAATAGGTCTATCCATATTTTACGAGAAGCATATGCAAATTTTAAAGATTTAGGAATGCTTTGGTCCATCGGTAAAGACAGTACAGTTCTTGTGCACCTTGCGAGAAAGGCATTTTTCGGCCATGTTCCGTTTCCGCTGGTTCATATTGATACGCATTATAAAATACCCGAGATGATTGAGTACCGGGACAACTATGCTAAACAATGGCGGCTGGATATGATTTACGGACAAAATGTTGAAGCTTTGAACGCCAAAAAGACATTTCCTGATGGTAATTGCACCAGGTTGGAATGCTGCAGATTGTTAAAGACAGAAGCTTTAAGGGCCACTCTAAATGGGACGGGAGCAAGATTAAGGCTGAATCATGAGACCGGTGAGTACGAGTTGGAGAAAAATCCGACAGCATTTACAGGAATAATTGTTGGAGTTCGGTCTGACGAGGAAGGATCAAGGTCCAAAGAGCGATACTTCTCTCCCAGAAGCCAACAAAATGACTGGCACGTTGGGGACCAGCCGCCGGAATTCTGGAATCAATATAAAACTGACTTTGCGCCAGGGACACATGTGAGAATACACCCTCTGCTTGACTGGACGGAATTAGACCTTTGGGAATATATTCAAAGAGAAAAAATCCCCATGGTATCACTTTATTTTGATAAGGGAGAAGGTAAGAGATACCGGTCGCTGGGATGCTGGCCGTGTACTCAGCCGGTAGAATCAAACGCCAGTACAGTGGCGGAAATTGTGGAAGAATTGAGATCCGGCAAGTTTTCAAACATTGCCGAGAGAAGCGGAAGAGATCAGGACAAAGAAGACGGCGGCGGCTTGGAAGAACTGCGGAAGGTGGGCTATATGTAA
- a CDS encoding 4Fe-4S dicluster domain-containing protein, translating into MSILIDPAKCISCGRCCNICPGNLIETGNTDKAFIKYPTECWGCTACLKECPAGAIKYYLGEDIGGKGGYLYTKSHQDCINWHIVSSDKKRYHIQINKQESNKY; encoded by the coding sequence ATGAGCATACTAATTGACCCAGCTAAATGCATTTCATGCGGCCGCTGTTGTAATATTTGTCCCGGTAATCTGATTGAAACGGGCAATACTGATAAAGCATTTATCAAGTATCCGACAGAATGTTGGGGGTGTACCGCCTGCCTGAAAGAATGCCCGGCAGGTGCGATTAAATACTACCTAGGTGAGGACATCGGTGGTAAAGGCGGTTATTTATACACTAAAAGTCACCAAGACTGCATTAATTGGCATATCGTTAGTTCCGATAAAAAGAGATATCATATACAAATCAATAAACAAGAATCCAACAAATACTAA
- a CDS encoding adenylyl-sulfate reductase subunit alpha, whose translation MNFDLKTLETDVLIIGGGTAGCYCALTIAENSNLQVLIADKANIKRSGCLAAGVNALNAYIGKGETPETFVDYVKKDSEGIIREDLVYSAAKRLNKAAKRLEALGLPIFKDENGEYVQRGKRSIKINGENIKPLLAKAVTSQDNTAVLNNVNIVDYLVKDDRVLGAIGFSLNENIIYVIHAKQTICATGGASGLYKPNNPTFSRHKMWYSPFNTGAGYAMGIRAGAEMTSFEMRFIALRCKDTIAPTGTIAQGVNTVQINAKGEEYLKDSQICSTHLRLYATVMENVKGSGPCFLKTKGITEGQQSELFKAYLNMAPAQALKWLEKNTGPAEENVEIEGTEPYIVGGHAASGYWVDHARKTTLKNLYAIGDAAGGSPKKYVTGCLAEGEIAATSVIETIETAQIHQLDPEKISKKISCIDHFFYNDSPLYSIEEVEETMQKVMDEYAGGITTAYTYSRNKLGIAAERIEELLKTAADLKAETLHELLSICEIIDRLYVCAVLIRHLEARKETRWRCYQENIDYPQKDDQKWMKYVNSIYKDGRVQILLRDLVGRDEIYEHTN comes from the coding sequence GTGAACTTTGACCTAAAGACTTTAGAAACAGATGTATTAATTATCGGCGGCGGAACCGCCGGGTGTTACTGCGCCCTTACCATAGCCGAAAATTCCAATTTACAAGTATTAATTGCGGATAAAGCCAATATCAAAAGGAGCGGTTGTTTAGCTGCAGGTGTAAATGCTTTGAATGCCTATATTGGTAAAGGCGAAACTCCCGAAACTTTTGTTGACTATGTGAAAAAAGACTCCGAGGGTATCATTCGGGAAGATTTGGTTTACAGTGCGGCAAAACGCCTTAATAAAGCAGCCAAAAGGCTTGAAGCTTTGGGGTTGCCAATTTTTAAGGATGAAAATGGAGAGTATGTTCAAAGGGGAAAAAGAAGCATTAAAATTAACGGTGAAAATATAAAGCCTCTTCTTGCCAAAGCAGTAACAAGTCAAGATAATACGGCTGTTTTGAATAACGTTAATATTGTGGACTATTTGGTTAAAGATGACCGTGTCTTAGGGGCCATTGGTTTTTCGTTGAACGAAAATATTATTTACGTAATTCATGCTAAACAAACCATATGTGCAACCGGCGGGGCATCAGGGCTATACAAACCTAATAACCCTACTTTTTCCAGACATAAAATGTGGTATAGTCCCTTCAATACAGGAGCCGGATATGCCATGGGAATTAGGGCCGGTGCTGAGATGACCTCTTTTGAGATGAGGTTTATCGCCTTAAGATGTAAAGATACCATAGCACCTACCGGTACTATTGCTCAGGGTGTTAATACGGTTCAAATTAATGCCAAAGGTGAGGAATATTTAAAAGACAGCCAGATATGCAGCACCCATTTAAGGCTGTACGCTACTGTTATGGAAAATGTTAAAGGCAGCGGCCCGTGCTTTTTAAAAACAAAGGGAATTACAGAGGGCCAACAAAGTGAATTGTTCAAAGCTTACTTAAACATGGCTCCGGCTCAGGCATTAAAATGGCTGGAAAAAAACACTGGTCCGGCAGAGGAAAATGTTGAAATAGAGGGAACTGAGCCATACATTGTGGGCGGCCATGCAGCCAGCGGTTACTGGGTAGACCATGCCAGGAAGACAACATTGAAGAATTTGTATGCCATCGGCGATGCTGCCGGCGGCAGTCCCAAAAAATACGTGACCGGCTGCCTCGCGGAAGGAGAAATAGCAGCCACGTCGGTAATCGAAACCATAGAAACGGCGCAAATTCACCAATTAGACCCCGAAAAAATAAGTAAAAAAATTAGCTGTATAGATCACTTTTTTTACAATGACTCACCGCTATACAGTATTGAAGAGGTTGAGGAAACAATGCAAAAAGTTATGGACGAATATGCAGGTGGTATTACTACGGCTTACACCTATAGCAGAAATAAATTAGGTATTGCTGCTGAGCGGATAGAGGAACTGCTGAAAACCGCGGCTGACTTAAAGGCTGAGACCCTGCATGAATTATTATCTATCTGTGAAATCATTGACCGTTTATATGTATGTGCCGTATTGATCAGACATCTTGAAGCAAGAAAGGAAACCCGATGGAGATGTTATCAAGAGAACATTGATTATCCCCAAAAAGATGACCAAAAGTGGATGAAGTACGTAAATTCGATTTATAAAGACGGCCGGGTACAAATTCTCTTGAGAGACTTGGTTGGGAGGGATGAAATTTATGAGCATACTAATTGA
- the cysC gene encoding adenylyl-sulfate kinase yields the protein MHGKNIVWHDTNIKQEDREALLQQKSVVLWFTGLSGSGKSTIANAVEKRLAALGRLTYLLDGDNVRHGLNKDLGFGVSDRVENIRRIAEVCKLFLDAGIITLTAFISPLAADRENARQLMGDRFIEVFVDCSLKACESRDPKGLYKKARAGEIKDFTGIDSPYEKPVNPEIVIISDKQSIEDCVDDIINYLLAQGHFKDVTL from the coding sequence ATACACGGAAAAAATATAGTTTGGCATGATACAAATATCAAACAAGAAGATCGAGAAGCTTTGCTGCAGCAAAAAAGTGTAGTCTTATGGTTTACCGGTTTATCCGGATCCGGTAAGTCCACCATTGCCAATGCCGTGGAAAAAAGATTAGCTGCATTGGGCAGGCTTACTTATTTGCTGGATGGTGACAACGTCAGGCACGGTCTCAATAAGGACTTGGGGTTTGGTGTCAGTGACCGCGTTGAAAACATAAGGAGAATTGCCGAAGTATGTAAATTATTTCTGGACGCCGGTATTATTACGCTTACCGCTTTTATTTCGCCGCTGGCAGCAGATAGAGAAAATGCGAGACAACTGATGGGAGATAGGTTTATCGAGGTATTTGTAGATTGTTCTTTAAAAGCATGTGAAAGCAGAGACCCCAAAGGACTTTATAAAAAAGCCAGAGCTGGGGAGATAAAAGACTTTACCGGGATAGATTCCCCATATGAGAAACCTGTCAATCCCGAGATTGTTATTATTTCGGACAAACAAAGCATAGAAGATTGTGTGGATGACATAATTAATTACTTATTAGCGCAAGGGCATTTTAAGGATGTTACTTTGTAA